The following proteins are encoded in a genomic region of Amphiura filiformis chromosome 11, Afil_fr2py, whole genome shotgun sequence:
- the LOC140164245 gene encoding uncharacterized protein yields MAVFVIKFAVTAFITTCMATLGVVHGQIIAIGPGFQQTISLLQNVNDTSTNMTSVLQETTSLLRSQLVTHENQRHTLTQMSDTVTRMADTQNQTLNAVTQMADTQNQTLNTVTQMADTQSQTLNTVTQMADTQSQTRDTLTEMSQSQTQILATLAQISNTQSQMSNTQSQMSNTQSQMANTFNQVAALMQMQTQQLQNMSSTMNTVVSVLEKQQETLENISQSLPLVLDQQATQIELLNQNSTAVVSSTDLLADEQAVKLLEMQNRQIEYLTDILTREFLGQNRILLHVTNILHGCSDLNLTQGYSGIYTVTPRTGLLVDVYCDTGTDGGGWTVFQRRFNGSLDFYRGWDEYVAGFGSLEGEFWAGLQLLHLLTSSGSWELMILLEDFNGETAYANYQSFNIGDEASNYRLTIGSYNGTAGDSMARHNNSQFTTHDKVHFHRSCTQAWEGAWWYGSCDYSDLNGRYFGLTERHWSGMTWSTWKHNQSLKTSTMMIRPIHQINRLGAGG; encoded by the coding sequence ATGGCGGTGTTTGTGATCAAGTTTGCAGTCACCGCTTTCATCACTACATGTATGGCAACACTTGGTGTAGTCCATGGTCAAATAATAGCCATAGGCCCTGGATTTCAACAGACTATCTCTCTATTGCAGAATGTCAATGATACGTCTACTAACATGACTTCTGTCCTGCAAGAAACCACTAGTCTACTTCGAAGTCAGCTTGTAACTCATGAGAATCAACGTCACACCTTGACACAGATGAGTGACACTGTTACTCGGATGGCTGACACGCAAAATCAGACTTTGAACGCTGTTACTCAGATGGCCGATACTCAAAATCAGACTTTGAACACTGTTACTCAGATGGCTGACACTCAAAGTCAGACTTTGAACACTGTTACTCAGATGGCTGACACTCAAAGTCAGACTCGTGATACTCTGACTGAGATGAGTCAAAGCCAAACTCAGATTCTTGCTACTTTGGCTCAGATAAGCAACACCCAATCACAGATGAGCAACACCCAATCACAGATGAGCAACACCCAATCACAGATGGCAAATACTTTCAACCAAGTAGCAGCCCTTATGCAGATGCAAACTCAACAGTTGCAGAACATGTCATCCACCATGAATACTGTAGTGTCTGTACTAGAGAAGCAGCAAGAAACTCTTGAGAACATCTCCCAATCGTTACCACTTGTACTAGACCAGCAAGCCACTCAGATTGAGCTGTTAAATCAAAATTCAACAGCTGTTGTTAGCAGTACGGACCTCTTAGCAGATGAGCAAGCAGTCAAACTTTTAGAGatgcaaaatcgacaaattgaATACTTGACTGACATTCTCACCAGAGAATTTCTTGGACAAAACAGAATTTTGCTACATGTAACTAACATTTTACATGGATGCTCAGATCTCAACCTAACACAAGGGTATTCTGGAATCTACACAGTAACCCCACGCACTGGCTTGTTGGTTGATGTATATTGTGACACTGGAACTGATGGGGGTGGTTGGACTGTATTCCAGCGACGCTTCAATGGCTCCCTCGACTTCTATCGTGGATGGGATGAATATGTTGCGGGCTTTGGAAGCTTAGAGGGAGAGTTCTGGGCGGGGCTACAATTGTTACATCTACTGACAAGCTCTGGATCTTGGGAACTTATGATCCTATTAGAAGATTTCAATGGTGAAACAGCTTATGCTAATTATCAGTCCTTCAATATTGGTGATGAAGCATCTAATTATAGACTTACTATAGGGTCATACAATGGGACAGCTGGGGACTCAATGGCCAGACATAATAACAGTCAGTTCACAACCCATGATAAAGTTCATTTTCATCGGAGTTGTACTCAAGCCTGGGAAGGTGCCTGGTGGTATGGTAGCTGTGATTATTCTGACCTGAATGGAAGATACTTTGGCCTGACAGAAAGACATTGGTCAGGTATGACTTGGAGCACTTGGAAACATAATCAATCATTAAAGACATCAACCATGATGATAAGACCTATTCATCAAATCAATAGATTAGGAGCGGGAGGATGA